ACCCGGCGATGGGACGACGTGGCCCGCTTCGTCCTGCCGGCGGTGGCGCTGGCGGCGCCGTGGTATGCGCGCATCATGGCGGCGACGGGCAATCCGTTGTTCCCCTTTGGCGCGGCGATCTTCGGCCCGGGCCCGTGGAACGAGGCGGACTACCGGCTGGTCGCGGCCAGCGTGCGCGGGGCGGGGCTTCCGGGCGGGCCGTGGGACATCCCCTCGGCGCTGTGGCACGTGGGTTTCCGGCATGGCGCGATGGGTTTCCGCGCCTTCCCATCGGACTGGCAGGGGCCGGTGGGAGCGGCGGTGATGGCCGGAGGGGTGGCGTGGGCATGGGCGCGCGTCCCTGCGGCCCGGGCCTGGCTGGCCACCGCGGCGGCCTACCTGGGAGTGTGGCTGGTCACCGGGCCGCAGGTGCGTTACCTGCTGCCGGTGCTGCCGCTGGTGTGCCTGGTGAAGGGGACGCTCGCGGACGGCGTCCCCGCGGCCATTCCCGGGCTGCGCCGGCGAGCGGTGCCGTTGGCGTGGGCGGTGGTGGGCTGCGCGCTGCTGCTGCACGACGGGGGCACGCACGCCACGCGTGTCATGGAGGCCCGCGGCCCGCTGCCCACGGACGCGACGGCCCGGGCGGCGCTGCTGACCGCCGTGATCCCCACGCACTCGTACCCCGCGTACGCGTGGATGAATGCGCGCCGCGGCAGGGACTACACCGTCTACGCCCTGCACGACGACACCATGGCCCACTACTGCGACGGCAGGTTCCGCGGCGACGTCATCGGCCCGACGCGGTACTCCGGCGTGCTGGGGGCGATGGGGGACGGCCGCTCCCTGCACCGGGCCGTCCGCGGATTTGGAGCAGACTACTTCCTGGTGACCGAGTACTACGGCCACACCGAACTGCCCCGGGATGCCTGGTTCACCGATCATTTCCGGCCGGTATACCGGGACCGCAATGTCCGGCTGTTCGAGGTGCTCGCCGCGCCGCCGGATTGAGGCCCGCCGGGGGAGCCAACGGCTCACGCTCGCAGGTGGCGCGCCCCGGGATGCGGCGAGCCCCCCGGAATGACGAGCGCCCGCATCCGGGGGCGCTCCCGCCGATGGCGCGTGCTGTAAACATTCGACCGCCGCGGGCCGATATCCTCTTCGGGGGGTCCAGCGGGGCCGAAGTGCGTGGTTCCAAAGCCCTTATCTGGACAATTCAGCGCATCCCGACTACACTTTCTCCACTCTAATCCAAAGTGAAGCGCGCCTCCCCCGGGGCGCTCGCACCGAACCTGCGCATCTCCGGCCCGTGGCGCCTCGTGGCGGCGGGGCTGGACTGGAACCACACCTCGAGGGGGGACCCCATGAGCTTTGCCGGGCGCATTCGCGTCGCGCTGCTGTTCACCCTGGGCCTGCTGGGCCCGGTCCACGTTTCCGGTGCGGCGGCCGCGCCGGCCGCGGCGCCCGGGAGCCGGGCGGGCGTGCCCATGACGCTTTCCGTCGGGGTGACGGAGGACGTCTCGAGCCTGATGCGCCGCCAGGCGCTGCTCAACGCCACCGGTGGCGTGCTGCGCGACGCGGAACGGGATGTCGAGCAGCCCGACCGCTCCAGCCTGCCGCAAAACCCCGCGTCCCCCTTGAGCGCCAGCACGGGCGGCTCGCCCGCCGGGCTGGGCCCCATCCGCGACCTCGGCCCCTTCACTCCGCAGACGATCGGCACCAGCTTCACCGCGGCCACGCTCAGCGGCACCAACCCCACGCTGTCCTTCCCGCCCGACTGCATGGGCGCGGTGGGGCCGACGCAGATGGTGGTGTTCGTGAACGGGCGCCTGGTGACCTTCAACAAGACCACCGGCGTGGCCGACGGGGTGCTGAACCTGAATCCCGACGTGTTCTTCGTCAGCGTGCGCAACGGCTCCAGCACCAGCGACCCGCGCATTCGCTACGACCGGCTGACCGGTCGGTGGTTCCTGGTGATCATCAACGTGTCCACGCCCAACCGCATCCTGATCGCGGTGAGCGACGCCGCCAGCGCGGGGGTCATCTCCGGCAGCACGGTGTTCACGTACTTCTTCATCAACATCGCCACGCTTCCGCCGACCATCTCGAGCACCTGCCTGGCGGACTATCCCACGCTGGGGGTGGACGCCAACGCGCTCTACATCGGCACCAACAACTTCTGCGGGTCCCCCATCCAGAGCTTCAACAGCACCGACGGCTACGTGATCCGCAAGAGCTCGATCCTGGGCGCCGGCCCGATGGTGGTGACGGTGTTCCGGGGGCTGGTCGCCACCTCCGGGTCCACGGGCCCCTACACCCCGCAGGGCGTGGACAACTTCGACCCGGCGGCCACCGAGGGCTACTTCATCGGGGTGGACAATCTCTCGTACGGGTTGCTGCAGATGCGCCGCGTGTCCAGCCCGGGCGGGACTCCCGCGATCTCGGCCAACGTGCCGATCACGGTGTCCGCCACTTCCGCGCCGCTCCGGGTGCCGCACCTGGGCAACACCGGCGGCGCCAACGGGCAGCTGAGCGCGCTGGACGACCGGTTGTTCGCCGCCCACATCCGGGGCGGGAAGCTGTGGACCGCGCACAACATCGGGGTCAACAACACCGGCGTGGCCTCCGGGACCATCACCCGGGACGGCTCGCGGTGGTACCAGCTGACCGTGCCCCCCGTCAGCGGCACGCCCACGGTGACGCAGTCCGGCACGGTGTACACCGCGACCGCGACCAACCTGACCACCGAGCGCTTCTACTGGATCCCCTCGGTGATGGTGAGCGGCCAGGGCCACGTGGCCATGGGCCTGAGCACCTCCGGCAGCAACGAGCGCGCGAATTCCGCCGCGCTCGGGCGCTTCCCGGGCGACCCGGCGGGCACCATGCAGGCCGCGACGCTGTTCAGCAGCAGCGCCACCGCCTACAACCCGCCCAGCGACCCGGGCGGCTCCAACGGCCGCCGCTGGGGCGACTACTCCTACACCAGCGTGGACCCGCTCGACGACCAGACCATGTGGACGGTCCAGATGTTCTGCGACGCCACCAACTCCTACGGCGTGCGCGTGGCCAAGCTGGTCCCGCCGCCTCCGGCCACGCCCGCGACGGTGGCCGACGTGACCGCGGGACAGAACCCGGTGACCGTGACGCTGACGGGCACCTCAGTGACCGGCTCCAGCTTCTTCGACCCGGGTCCGGACCTGCCGGGCGTGCCCGCGTTCCACCACCTCTCGGCCTCGATCTCGAACACCGGCGTGACCGGCACCCCGCCCACGGTGGTCTCGGCCACGTACGTGGACTCGGTGACCGTCTCCCTGGTGCTCAACGCCTCCGCCGCCACCGCCAACCTGGTGGGGGAGAAGTACACCGTGACCGTCACCAACCCCGACGGACAGACCGCCGCGGCCGCGGTGCTGCGCGTGGTGGCGCCGGCGGCGCCGACGGTCTCGGTCACCTCGCCGGTGGGCGGGGAGACCTGGGCCATGGGCAGCTCGCACAACATCACCTGGACCGCCAGCAGCGGCGCGGCCATCACCGGCGTGGACCTGGCGTACTCCACCGACGGCGGCGCCACCTATCCGAACGTGATCGCCACCGGCCTGGCCAACTCCGGATCGTACGCGTGGACGGTGCCCAGCGTGGCCACCTCGACCGCGCGGGTGCGCGCCACCGCGCACGACGCCAACAGCCAGAGCGGCAGCGGCAGCAGCCCGGCCGACTTCACCATCGCCGACCAGTCGGCCCCGTCGGTGAGCATCAGCTCCCCGTTGGGCGGGGAAGTGTGGGGGATGGCCTCGAGCCACAACATCACCT
The genomic region above belongs to Candidatus Eisenbacteria bacterium and contains:
- a CDS encoding glycosyltransferase family 39 protein, which codes for MSTLLFATPHALFAGCTVGLGLIVGLALTRGLVFRCTAERLAVGTGMGLGALGCALSALAAAGWLHREAVLALVAAAVAAASAWMLRRPRVGPRALPGPGLLRVALASGAGAVGAVLLAPVFLLALYPPVLWDAIGYHLPSARAFVEHHGLVITPFLRYPAFTQLGDLLFTPAFLFGTDLDAQLVQLVFSGVVACTVFAWGERASGWRAGAWAASLWLGCTLVVEYSTVAYVDMTLTAFCTLALFAFHAAGEPGGAGKEASHGGWLVAAGAFAGMAAATKQTGLFFCLGPGLVLAVRALRTRRWDDVARFVLPAVALAAPWYARIMAATGNPLFPFGAAIFGPGPWNEADYRLVAASVRGAGLPGGPWDIPSALWHVGFRHGAMGFRAFPSDWQGPVGAAVMAGGVAWAWARVPAARAWLATAAAYLGVWLVTGPQVRYLLPVLPLVCLVKGTLADGVPAAIPGLRRRAVPLAWAVVGCALLLHDGGTHATRVMEARGPLPTDATARAALLTAVIPTHSYPAYAWMNARRGRDYTVYALHDDTMAHYCDGRFRGDVIGPTRYSGVLGAMGDGRSLHRAVRGFGADYFLVTEYYGHTELPRDAWFTDHFRPVYRDRNVRLFEVLAAPPD